The segment CAAAAACTGAATTGGTATACTAAAGCTCATAAAcataacagacaaaaaaatcaatagaaaTACAGAGAATGATATCAGTGTAGGAGCCTAAAAGAGCATGCCGGCAACCTCTGAATATCTAACAAGTAGATAAAACAAGTCACATGATATTCTTTTTTTCCTAGGACtcagtttaaaatgtgtctttgaaGCTAACATAAATGAGTCAAGCTAGTAAGATGCTACCTCTTTCTTGCCTAAAGCTGGAAGTATTGTACTGGACTGTAACATAAAaccataaagagagagagaaaaaagaagcaaacaacCATCAACACAACTCTTTTACACCAAAAGCCTCTTGGGACATTATTTACAAATGAAGCTGTCATGCTTTTGTAAGGGGTTCATTTAAAAGCTATCattacacaaatacaacaagaagattttctttttttttaatactatcATTTCTGCAGGCAAAGTCACAAATAAGAGTTTGAATAGATTCTTTGGAGACGGACATGAAAACAAAGTGGGGAGAAGTTTGAAAGGAAAGATGGAGGGGTTTATGAAACTGGAGTTTTGTTATAAAGCAAACTCCATGCTCAAGAGTGTCATCCTGTTCTTCCAAAGAAGGAAAAGTCAAAGGTCAcaataataaactgtatttagAGTCAATTAATTTTATAGAGGGACATAGAAATGTCAGAGGATGGGCAGGAGGCATACAGGCATTTAGCTTGTATTTGATGGCCCTGGGCTGGGGTTAAAAGCTAATTTGAGGAGGAATTAGGATGAGGAATGAAGGGAGGAGCGGGCAGACTGACAGGAGGGTAGAATAGCAAGTCATTATTTAGTCTATTATTGTGGAGAAGGGCATGTTTTTATGGAGGTTGGGGTTCTGAGAGTGTCGATTACGGCTGCGCACAGAGCTGAACACCATGTTGCAACCAGGGATTTTGCACTTGTGCATCTCACGCAGGTGCACAGTCTTGTAGTGCACGCGCAAGGTCCCCTTGTTGCTGTACATTTTGTGGCAGATGTTGCAGAGGATCCCACTGCTGCCACTGTTACTGCCCCCGGTGGACGAAAGGAGGAATGGCGAGGAGGAAGGTTCCAACCCATCACCTTGTCGTCCTCCTCTTATTTCTCCAGTCTCATCCTGATGCCTCCCTTCACCCCGCCCCGTGGCACGCTGGGAGCAGTCCTCCCCCTCACTGTtgccctcctcctcatcctcttctccctcctcctcctccaggtcaTCCAATAGGATGCCTTCATCGCTGCCCTCATCTGACTCATGTGAGGAGTGGACACTGCTGCTGGATTGAACGCTAGATGTGGTGCTCAGGTCCAACACCATGTAGTCGTCTGGCTGGCCCCGGGAGAAGCCATTGGTGTGGTGGTTTTTAAGGTCTTGGTTGAGAGGGTGGTGGGGATACTCATTGCTCGTGGGGGAACGGGCATCGTGGTTTAGGCCGGTGGGCCCGAAGCTGGCGCCTCCGATGCCCATCCCGGCCATAGGGTCCAAGCCCATGTGGTGCCCAGCATAGATCTTGGCCAGTAACTCGGCTCGCAGGTCCTTGGGCAGTGGCGTGAGTTGGGGGTCCAGGACAATGTCGTCCAGCTCTTTGGTCAGCAGTTTGCGGTGCAGGTTAATGTTGGAGCTGTGCCTAATGTGGGGGAAACATAATTATAGATAAGAATGCTGCCAATgtacaaaaaacactgtcataTAAAAAAAGCTACCACGTTGCAATATAAATTCTCCGTTTAATCATGTATTTTAAGTTTTCTCACTTCTCTAAAATGGCATTAGACTATAAAGATTCAATATGCAAGAACAGCTACATGTGTAACTATTGTTACTATCAGTCGAGATACACAGacagtcacacagagagagaaatccaCCCTGCAGCTCTCCTCGGAAAAGTGCACTAACAtagcacagagagagagcatcCTGCTAGTGTTTACTGCTGTCAGCATGTCTGCACTGCACAGCCCTCAAATCCAATAGACTCTGACTCAATTAAATACTCCACCATATTGAATGGGAGTTTATCAATTGATTCGAGCTGTGGTAATGTGATAATCGAGGGGAACTGGATAGCATATTAGCACTAGGCCCTGACAGCATTATCGCATTCGTTCCCTATTGGAGGTGGCTTAATCGAGCACCTCAATGAACATGTCTTTATGTAGCCCTGGATTTAATTAAGATGGGCATTTTTTCCCAAACACAAGGCAAACTGTATCACACAATGTGCTACAGCTGATGAAAGAAACTCAGTAACAAGTGCCATGCTTAAGCCAAGATACGATTAGTGTGGGTTTCAGTTAACATACAAAGCCATGCTAAAGGATGCAAGGTGAAATGGGCCTGAAAAATCTAATTCAATGCTTTTTCACTCCAATTTCACAGTTGCCAAGTTGGACTAAGGAAAAGGGTACCCACGCCACACATGTCACAATAAAACTGCATAACACAGAAAGGAAACTTAAGCAACTAATGACCGGCGTCATATATGACATAAACAAGGCCCACTCCTTTCATATCAGGTCAGCACTTAAatcaaataagaaaatatgCATACACTCAGTGCCTTTTAATGTGAAGGGTTTCCATGCAGGGAGGGCACATGTGtgtataacaaaacaaaaatttaaaaaaaagaaaagaaaagggtCATCCTTATCAGGACGGGCAAAAATGGAGTCACAATGGATAGTAGAGCTTACCAGCAGTGGCAGGGTTGATGCAGTCAAAAAGGGTCCCTTTCCTTTAATTATTTACTTCCCTATCCGACATTGTCCTGCAAGAGgtaaaaatacattcatttgAGGGACCCTTTTCTGTGAACCAGGCAACCAGGAGCCCGTCCACTCGAGCATTGTCAGCATTGAGGAGAGAGAGCGTGGCAAATCGATTGGCCGTGGCTgtcactgcatgtgtgtgtgtgtatttgtacgtgcttgtgtctgtttgtaggtttgtgtgtgaaaaacagaaaatatactACTTCCATATAGTGGGACTTCGTTCAAAAAGACTATATAAatcctttgttcttttttatcctTTGATAGTACAGTTGCACCCATATGGCGTTAGCTTATGGATAAAATATGGGAGTCATGATTCAGTGCCTGTGGCGTTGCATCCCTGTCTAGTCAAATACATGTGTGGACGTTTGGCTGTTGGAGGCCGGAGTGTTTCTAGATAGTCTGACAAATGCCGTAATCAGTGATCAGTATATAAAGAAATGGGCATGTTTTTTCCTTAATTTCAACTGCAGTGATTCCAACTACCAGGCTTTGATGTCAGAGAGGCCATAGATTTGCTCAGTTAAGCCTGAATTTCAGAATGCTGTTGATGATGCTCAGGTAGGCAGGTCCTTTGCAACATGTCTCCATCTCTATAACAACACCTTCTCACTGCTAATAAGCTCTAAGTTAACCATGGCTACCTCAGTTTTAAGATATTAAAGTCAAACATGCTAAATGTCATGCAGTAAGTAGTCTGCGCTATAGCTACAGTAGCCAtttaaaatactcaaaatgcACACCACATTGTTAGAATACTACAACAATATCTAATgaacaatattcacatttattatGATCTTGTTATCCATTGTATAGTTATAtgcaaataacataaaataaatggaaggaaaaaaaaatcaatttatcatttGTAACCATAATTTTAAGAactgcagaggagaaaaaagccCACTTTCTGATCATTTGCATAAACATTGTTTAATCCTTGTGTTGGCAATGTCTTCTTTCTCTAAGAAATCTAAATAAGTCAGCAGAATCCACACACAGTGGGCATAATGCACTTATCCCTTCATTTATCAGATTTAGACTTTCTGCCCCATTTCCCACTCCCCTCCATTCCTCCACCTCCATCACTCCACTTCAGTATGCTCTGTCTTTCCTCCCCCAAACCCAACTCCTTAGTCGACCCCCACCCCAACCCACCCCCCCTTCCTCCATCTCCACCTCCCTGTTGGCCAGTAATGTGGCTGGCAAACCAATTTGACAGTCTCATCTTCGCCCAAAAGATGGGGGAGGCCTCCAGAGAGCCCATTTTTGACTGTGCAGAGGAGGTAGAGTGAGAGTGTGCCTGTCCCAACCCGGCGTTAATCATCTTTAGGTTCATCTGATGGCCCTTGCCCTTGTTTTTGTGTcagtgcgtatgtgtgtgtatacatgtgtgtatgttgtctAAATGGCTCATAATGTGTAAATGAGACGGAGGGCTGAGTGGTATTAAACTGACACCAGTGGTTCTTTGTCTTTCCTGTCATTTGAGGTGTGTTATGAGGTTTTGTGTGTAAGTGGGAGGACAAGAGTTTCAGTAACATTTATCACTCTCTGTCACTGCTTTATCTGCTTTGCATTGTTTCAGTCTGTTGAACAACAAAGGCTACAATGATTTGAGGATCCTCAAATAAATGAGTGCATAGACATTAAATATGCATTAAATatcacatgaaaaacatttttatgtacaAGTTATAATTTAATGACTTGAAATTACCCACAGATTTTAACTAGAATTCTATTGATGACAGTGTACTTGCATGAGACTCAATATGTTATTCATCTAAGAATATAATAATTCCCCTTATTCTCCTAAAAATACATCACAAGAAAACTGTCAGGGATAAACCAAAGGGATGGAATATTTCAAGCTTGCGTCTTTTAATCAGCATATATTTTGAACTGGGGTGAGTGGCTTTGCTAAGATATTCTCTCTATGAGCAGCGTGCCCTTTGTTTataagagacaaacagagagctGTTTTTCAAGCAGCGGAGCCGGGCCCACATGCAGTGAGGGGACCGAGGGAaaaggagggagacagagagaggaaggagtggGGAGGAAAGAGACTCTCCAACATAATTAACCTTCACTCTCTCCGTTTGCAGTGGCCCATGCTGGGACCATGGGCTGCGTGCTGCTGCAACATGGGAATGTGGACGAGGAAGACACCTAGTTGTTGTAGCGACATAGAAGGAGCAGGTTAAAATGTTGGAgtgaagatttaaaaaaaaaaaagaagcagggTAGGCTGATAAAAATTAGATAAGTAAGGCAACTCTTGTCAGCggtttaaaaaatatgattaacaAGTCTAATAATGGTGATGATTACTGGTACGTGTGCCTTTCCAGCAGTTAATCATGCAGCTTCTAAAACACTTCTGCCGACGCTGCTCGCTCCCCACAATAAATATGTAATCATTTACCTCCGTGCAGCAGACGGCCAGGAGGCTGGGAGGAAAACACCCCACTGTAAAACCACACACACGTACTCTTGTGTCGCTCTCTGTTTTACacttaaaaacatacacacattatatgCTTGCTCAAGGGCACATTAAATGATCATTTCCTGTATTCCTGAGTCTGATTATGTGCAGTATTCAtgtgcacacgtgtgtgtgtgagagagagagagagatctgcTGTTCATTCTACAGTCTTATACTGTAAATAGGGCAAAGATCCAAACATTTGTGATACTTTTTCCATGGCAGCACATTTACAGTGCGTCCTACTCTGACAATGTCATTGGCTCTTGGTTGTTTTTCTCAGTAGATCAAATGACCTCTCCTATGTTTTCTTCCTCACTTTGATACAGGAGCTTTTGATGCCACTGTCTGATGGTGTGTTTACGTGCCTTTGGCTTTTCACTCAGTCAATGGACTAATCAGAAATTCAGAGATACTTCCCTTTTTCTGGATGTCAACAGCTGTTTGGGAGGTACTGAGAAGAGAAAGCCAGGCAGGGTTACATATTACAAAGCTGCTTTAGAATATATTAGTCAGCTGTaacaaaaagcacaaacaacTACAGATTTACCTTCCCCTTATTAGATCCAAtatgttaattgtttttttttttagagtatTACTTTGTGTTAAGTATTGTTTTATCAGTTCTTTATGACTGAGGTGAACCACAGGAAAGAGCTGCTTATTAATCATTACTACCAacagttttgacaaaaaaatctaattagcAATAAGAACGGAGTTTGATTTATCTAATTTACTAGTAATAAACATTCTAAACATTATTTTGCGCAAATTCCTTTGTACATGCAGTTTCTTAATCTTATCAGAGCAAATGGTTTTATGAAAACAACCAAATTATATTCTCATTTTATTGCTACCATTACACTCAAACATGCATTATGTCATTAGAGGATTATCCAGGGACAGATTTGATGAGAGCCCGGCTTGTGTATTGACTCGTCTCAAAGCCTCAGGATTCCTCTAGCAATGCACTGCTCttatttcagttgttttgttCCCTGTTTGAACCAGCAGCAGAGTAATATGTCCCATATGCTATCAGGAATTTATCCCCCACAGAAAAAGTATGGAAACAATAGTGTGCTTAGGTCTTACCCACCCAGAGCTATACTGTACATCCCTGGCTGAAAGATGCATTATGTTCACAGCAGCAATTGTCCCTCCTTGCTACAAAGTTATCTCTGTCTCCCATATGTTTTGCCACTTTTTGCGTTTGAATGGCATTTATATGCTGATGTTTCTCATCATGGACTtaaactgtcacacacacacacacacgcacatccaAGCTGTCACAGTGAGTGAGCATAAGGAAGAGTTCATGTTGAGGTTTTACCTTTTCTCTGTGCAATGTGGTCTAATCTTTGAACCCCTCTGCCTTTCTAAAGGACTCCACTCAACCCTTTCTTTGATGCCAAACCCCTGACTGcatatttgtgaaaatgcacCTTCTCCACACCATATTTTTGCCCTCTTCttttctgatgatttttttcccttctcatTCCTGCCATCTCATACACTGTAGTTAAGTGAAGTTTCCATGAGCCATCATGGGGTCATTGTAGCAGATGCCAGTGTGAATAGATGACACTAATGTGAACAACAAAGTTGTATCACTGGCACAAGCAGGGCAGCTGTCAgaattaaatttatttaactCTGATTCACAATAACGGCCTTAGCATAGATTAAAATCTTAACAACATCTGCTTCCAGTGGTGCTCTTGCCATGTGTGAGCTAGTTTCTGGAAAGGTTAGTCTTTCATTTGAGTTTACAAAGCTCTTAGGTGTAACTACCATTGAAAACTTTTCTCATGTTAAATTTCTATCTTCTTGCTATATGTAGGTTGAAATAAAGCTGTTAATTGTTTACATAAAACACCTGTTTTACAGCAATAGGTGGCTAATTACAAATAGATAAAGTGTATACTAGAACAAATTGTATTCTCTGTTATCTATTTGTACATGCAgtatccctgtgtgtgtgtgtgtgtctgcaagtgAGCGTGCAAaatgtgcatgcacacagcGGCCCAGTCATGCCTTAGGCATTCTCGATTCCTAAAGCCTTGTCAAAAGAGGGGAGCTAACAAATGGTGGCAGTACACCACACTGAGGCAATGCATGCTATAATAACACTTCCTGCCATCTTGCTGCTGTTGGCACAGCTGCATCAGGTGAGCAGCGGGGGTTGCACCTTCACTAATGCTAACTCTTCTCCTGTTCTGCTTCCCCTGTTCCCCACCCGCATCCATTCTAATAGAGTCCCAGAGTCACCTGCTCTATTTACATGATGCTAATGAACAAACAGTGGTAGGAACAGATGCCACCAGAACAACAAATGTAATAAAAGGCTTGGGGTGGAAAAGGAGCAGCAGGTTTGGGTGGAGGAAGAGATAAGGGGGGGCAGAGGCAGTGTGTGGGTGAGACAAAACACGGAGGAAAAATATAAAGCTCCCTCTGGGAAGATTTGTTTGCCAATTGAAAGCATGAAGTAAGTTGTAACTTGCCCCTTACTGAAAATAAAGTGTCACTTGTCATGGATGTtacatgatgatttttttttcatctctagTCTCcctaagaaaaacaaaaaaacaaaaaaagtgaggCCGCTTAGCAGCTGACTTCTATTAAAGAGAGTAAGCAGTAGAGGTATTTGTTACACTTGAAGTACTGTGTATTTTAGAGGGGTTTGGGggatttacattttgtttcaagGGCCATTTGACACTATGTCCCTGCTGTGTTGATTGACTGGATAACTCAGTCAAGTTACCATTGTTGTTTACATGACTGGCAAGGGAATATGATTTTCTGTGTCATCAGGGCTGAAATATGAATGCACatacagctgtttgttttctctaaTATCAATAATTCTAATGTATATTATTAGcagctatatatatatgtatatatatatatatatatatatatatatatatatatataaaggatTGTGAAATAGAAATTCTACTCATTAAGCCTGACTGAACACTGGCCAATATAACACTTAAAAGTCACTCTCTCATGATGGGGGAGCCATCTGTGTTAGCCCAGGGCATGTGTTGTGGCATCAACCTGCTGCCAATGctgctacagtatatatatattcagagGAGTGAGTGTGTGGGACTGATATGTGCTAACAAGCCCAGGTGAACATGGCTAGCCTCACCTCCTAATGCGCTAATAAATGCAGTGGTTTGACAAACCGCTGTCTATGTTAATATATGCACCTTCACCTCCCTGTGACAAGGTGAGGTAGTGAGGGCAGGTAAACAACACACTACAGCTGGAGGGTTGATGGGTATGGTCTAGTACATGTTtgaatgcatgtgtatgtgtttctcaTCCTGACACCCTACTTTTCTGAACATTGACTTGACAAGGAGCAGATGTCCctgaattcatttttttgtgttctgtTAGCTAACAGACATTAAGTTGTGGTGTTAAATATAATACCCTTTTCAAATACTGCAGTTAAATCTTATTTAattaacatgaaattaaaaGGCATATCTCTCTCAAAAATGCTTGTATCTATAGAACTATGTTTTAATATGGCTTTATAAAACTACTATAtccttaaaaaatattatattctgTAGATTTATGTAGTGCTCTTATTTAGATAAGAATATATGATAAAGATTGAATCAAACATTTCCATTGAACCTACCTGCAACTGTTgcaattacagtatattaaaataaaatgttaacattacCAAGTTTTAGCACTGACCTGTCTCGGCTCCGCCGGGAGGGGAAAGCAGCGTTGCAGCCAGCCACAGTGCACACATGCATCTCTTTGAGATGCACATTCTTGTAGTGCAGTTTCATGCTATAGGAGCTCTTGAAGCTCTTCTTACACACATAGCAGATCTTGGGATCCGGACTTGAGCGTGGGTCTCCCTCTGGTGATTGAGAAGAAGGGAATTTGGGTGGGCTGGCACCGTAGCCCATCGAAGAGATGAAGCTCTCATGCAGAGCAGCCATGCTTGCAGCAGCggcagctgctgctgccatgCCTCCATTGTAGAGACCATACTGGCTCATGCAAAACATGTCATAAGTAGGATCGTTGAGTTCTTCCTTGATCTTGATAGGAGGCTGATGAGGGGAGGGTGAGGAATGGCCCTTGCCTTCCATTTCCTTTCTCAAATGGACTTCCTCTCCACCCTCATCGTCCTGTTCCTTGTCCAGAACCCTTCCACCCctgctgtgtttttgctgttCCTCCACATCCATCAGCTCATCACGATAAAACATCTTGGAATCAGAGGTTTCAGACTCATTCTCAAAGTCTCTCTCGTGGTCCTGATCCTCAGAGGTGAAGCTGTCCATGCAACGTAGCTCATTGGAGCCTTGAAGATCATTTCCACCCCTGCTGTCACTACCAGTCCCCTCCCGGCATTCATCTTCACTTTGTCTCATCATGCCTCTAAGAGCTAGGCCAGGGCTCATCTCGTCCTGGGAGGGGGATTGCTGCCCACTACCACCACTGTGGTTCCCAGTACCACTGCCACCGTTATTGTTGCTGTTAcagtttccattcattttgaCATTGTTGTGAAGAAGTGATgagtggtgatggtggtgattaTGGTGGATGTTATCATCATTATCCTCATCTTTGTCCTCGTATTCATCTGCCACATCAATCACTTCCTTCTCAATCTTCACTGGCATGCTAGATTTACGAGGCTTCTTTTTGGGCGTGGGGTCACTGCTGCCAGTGGTGGGGTCCTGATTACAATTAGGTATAGTTAAGCGGTGGGACATGAGTCCTGCCTCTGACACATGAACATTATTATGTGAAgccacagctgcagcagccaacagctgctgttgctggtCCATCAGGGTGGTActgttggtggtggtgggcaGAATGGGGCTGGTGGGCAGAGACACTGGAGGACTAACAAGGTCTGCGGGGGACAGTAGTGTACGGTAGAATGGGGGCACTGGCTGGACTGGCTGCACTGACTTCAGGGAGGGGAACACCAGTGGGCTCTGCAGAGGTGACTGAAGCATAGGGTCTATCGGTGGGGTTGTGAAGCCCAGTGGTGGCCTTCCAGGGCTGGTGAGTGTGAAGCCACCATTCTTGGTGCTTGAGATGACAGGTGTGCCAGTGGTTGAAGTGGCACGGATGAGGTCCTTGTCCCGGTTATTACGCAACATGGGCATGTGCAACCTTGGATTGGGATTGGCACTGTGGCGGTTGCGGCTGCGCAGTGAGCTGAAGACCATGTTGCAGCCTTCAATGGTGCAACGGTGTTTGATCTTCAAGTGTACAGCATTATAATGTATCTTAAGTGTGCCTTTATCATAAAAGGTTTTGCCACAAGAGTTGCAGCACACACGACCCTTGCGTGAGGTGGATCCCATGCGGCGCATGCGATGCATCTTGGAAGCAAAAGAGGGATGGGTGATGGTTTTAGACTGCTCTTCCTTTACATAGTGGTGTTGTACCTGGTGGTCACTCAAGCTGTTGGATTGCTGAGGTTGATTTTGGGACTGCTGTTGgccctgctgctgttgctgctggagctgtgtctgttgttgctgctgttgttgagCCTGCTGGGTGGAAGGAGATGGTGAGATGGGTGATGCCCTGTTATTGGGTTCTGTCTTGGGTTCAATGTTGTTCATGACTCCTAGGGCTCCACGGCTAGGGCTCTGGCCTGTGCGGAAGGGTGACAGGGACACTTCTGATTCACTGGTCTCGACCTGTTCAACTTGGTTGGGCAGGCTGGGCTCCCGGAGCCGGAGAGCGGATTGCTCCATAGGCAGACCATTGGGGGGCAAGCCAAGCATGGGAGCAGAGACTGGGTTGATGTACTGGAAGGGCAGGAGGAAGGCAAGGCTGTTGGGGATATTCTCAAAATGGTGAATGCTGGATGGGCTACTGTTTTCCAGATGTGTCAGGAGTCCCGGGCTGCGGGTCCTGTTGTTGCTTTCTATGAACGTCCTAATCCCGGAGTCTGTCTTGGAGGAGGGAACTGTAACTGCCTGACCTTCCTTCTCCTGAATGGCCATCAGCTCCACAATGGACTTGGTCTCACCAAAGCGCAGGAACTGCTGCAGGGTGATGATCTCCTCTTCTCGGGACATTATGGTCCAGCGGTCCAGCACCTTGCCTGCAGCATCCTACATGCCCCAGaagagacaagagagaagacaaaaatacaaaccatTATTGATTGTGCATAATCAGTGTGGTCAAAGGAGAAGATAGAGCAGGGGTTAGTTTGTAAGGGCAAGCTTTTCTGCTCATGAAATTCAGAGGCCCCTGGAGCAACAAGTAACTAACAGAGCTTTGTCGAAAACCTCCCCCCTCCACTGTCCCTTTTTCCAATCCActtttcactcattcattttttctATAAATCAGCCCTGCACATGCAATCATTAATCAAGCAGTGATGAGCATAGGCAAGAATTTAATTGAGCCTCAAGCAAACAAATCAAAAGCACTGAAGTGGGCCTATTAGCAGGTCTCTGCGACTTTCAACATTGTAGGGATGTTAATCTGTGACACTGACAAAAACAGCTTTGTAAAAGATTTGAACTCTTGCTGGGTCTCCCTCTGTACACAAACTGTACCTAGGGACATTTACAAAATTGTGTGAGCCAGAGAAAAAATGGCTAACAGAAATAATAGAATAATTAATGCAAGCCACTAATCGCACCTTGGTTGGCAGgattttttcctgtgtgttctTCATCTCATCTCTAAGGCAGTGAAATGCTTGAGGGAGGATGGGACTGCTACACTGAGTATCAGGGAATGGCGTTGGACATTCAAAGAGAaaaattcatgtttatttaagGTCGCAGTCGAGGATGCCATTACAGTG is part of the Thunnus albacares chromosome 3, fThuAlb1.1, whole genome shotgun sequence genome and harbors:
- the bnc2 gene encoding zinc finger protein basonuclin-2 isoform X5, which encodes MLRRSVQFLSGCGGVQRSQRERERERERERERERARERGKERGQAARHGRRERDTITEREKERERERERERSGRQGELDSWWLTPTPHLHFAGTGTELMSKEAELDVRGSECDTVPPEPSTDPEPPRPPSAKAKGPNGTAGDCTSIPSSSHSSSSSTSSSSSSSSSSSRSGLGGISIVSSSAEGAGESSMQFSTRPPSAEQPGFMGTWQQQSTDSNLLYRMSQQGAVTRLPLKCDRSTMGRDLEEAIRCTLVNCTCECFQPGKIHLRTCDQCKHGWVAHALDKLSTQHLYHPTQVEIVQSNVVFDISSLMLYGTQAVPVRLKILLDRLFSVLKQEEVLHILHGLGWTLRDYVRGYILQDAAGKVLDRWTIMSREEEIITLQQFLRFGETKSIVELMAIQEKEGQAVTVPSSKTDSGIRTFIESNNRTRSPGLLTHLENSSPSSIHHFENIPNSLAFLLPFQYINPVSAPMLGLPPNGLPMEQSALRLREPSLPNQVEQVETSESEVSLSPFRTGQSPSRGALGVMNNIEPKTEPNNRASPISPSPSTQQAQQQQQQQTQLQQQQQQGQQQSQNQPQQSNSLSDHQVQHHYVKEEQSKTITHPSFASKMHRMRRMGSTSRKGRVCCNSCGKTFYDKGTLKIHYNAVHLKIKHRCTIEGCNMVFSSLRSRNRHSANPNPRLHMPMLRNNRDKDLIRATSTTGTPVISSTKNGGFTLTSPGRPPLGFTTPPIDPMLQSPLQSPLVFPSLKSVQPVQPVPPFYRTLLSPADLVSPPVSLPTSPILPTTTNSTTLMDQQQQLLAAAAVASHNNVHVSEAGLMSHRLTIPNCNQDPTTGSSDPTPKKKPRKSSMPVKIEKEVIDVADEYEDKDEDNDDNIHHNHHHHHSSLLHNNVKMNGNCNSNNNGGSGTGNHSGGSGQQSPSQDEMSPGLALRGMMRQSEDECREGTGSDSRGGNDLQGSNELRCMDSFTSEDQDHERDFENESETSDSKMFYRDELMDVEEQQKHSRGGRVLDKEQDDEGGEEVHLRKEMEGKGHSSPSPHQPPIKIKEELNDPTYDMFCMSQYGLYNGGMAAAAAAAASMAALHESFISSMGYGASPPKFPSSQSPEGDPRSSPDPKICYVCKKSFKSSYSMKLHYKNVHLKEMHVCTVAGCNAAFPSRRSRDRTMSDREVNN